From the genome of Sphingobacterium kitahiroshimense, one region includes:
- a CDS encoding YiiX family permuted papain-like enzyme — MKKGIILLGFCGLIVVGGLHAKRKFYDPNHRLDKVKTEVKKLANKSEIKNGDLIFQTSLSGQSKAIELATKSKYSHCGIIYSDNGQHYVFEAVQPIKLTPLDKWIARGKDGHYVIKRLKNANQILTTETIQKMRQEGDKFKGKNYDLTFEWSDDKIYCSELIWKIYKRATGLEIGKLEKLSDFDLTDEVVKQKMKERYGHKIPLNEVVISPKAVFNSELLETINVN, encoded by the coding sequence ATGAAAAAAGGGATAATTTTACTAGGGTTTTGTGGACTGATTGTCGTTGGTGGTCTCCACGCCAAAAGAAAATTTTACGACCCAAACCATCGACTGGATAAGGTAAAAACAGAGGTGAAAAAACTTGCGAACAAAAGCGAAATTAAAAATGGCGACTTAATTTTTCAAACTTCACTTTCAGGACAAAGTAAAGCAATCGAACTTGCAACAAAATCTAAATATTCGCATTGCGGTATCATTTACAGCGACAATGGACAACATTACGTTTTTGAAGCAGTGCAGCCCATTAAGTTAACACCACTTGACAAATGGATCGCACGGGGCAAAGACGGACATTATGTAATTAAGCGACTAAAAAACGCTAATCAAATTTTGACAACTGAAACGATCCAAAAAATGAGACAAGAAGGCGACAAGTTTAAAGGTAAAAATTATGACCTAACTTTTGAATGGAGTGATGACAAAATTTATTGTTCTGAACTAATCTGGAAAATCTACAAACGTGCGACAGGGCTTGAAATTGGCAAACTTGAAAAACTAAGCGACTTTGACTTAACAGACGAAGTTGTTAAACAAAAAATGAAAGAGCGTTATGGCCACAAAATACCGCTTAACGAAGTTGTAATTTCACCAAAGGCAGTTTTTAACAGCGAACTATTAGAAACAATAAATGTAAATTAA
- a CDS encoding DUF4262 domain-containing protein, whose amino-acid sequence MIEKSEHNCINTDDLLEKTKINIDKFGLQVITVAATNYLPSFTYSIGLTQRYHHPEIICFGLPTDLAHEITNVVADLIKDGEVFTPGEIYCNIFYESKAMFIAVDKRNIDDYFGTGINYYQDKQFDALQLIWTDSNDRFPWEENFEEKYVYIQPLLDRNAEFKFYEPKNLTTFTTRQWLEEKEPILHVVHDHDGDWQFLTGDQMPEDIKIVALEELTKKDITLNEIFDLEYGEKAERDTIGGKWTRNRIEDDEEE is encoded by the coding sequence ATGATCGAAAAAAGCGAACATAACTGTATTAATACTGATGATTTACTCGAAAAGACTAAAATAAACATAGACAAATTTGGTCTTCAGGTTATTACAGTCGCTGCGACAAACTATCTGCCATCTTTTACTTATAGCATTGGTCTAACGCAGAGATACCATCATCCTGAAATAATCTGCTTTGGTCTACCGACCGATTTGGCACACGAAATCACCAATGTTGTTGCGGACCTAATCAAAGATGGTGAGGTGTTTACACCCGGAGAAATTTACTGCAACATCTTCTATGAAAGCAAGGCTATGTTTATAGCGGTAGATAAAAGAAACATCGATGATTATTTTGGTACCGGGATAAACTATTATCAAGACAAACAATTTGATGCGCTTCAATTAATCTGGACGGACAGTAACGACAGATTTCCATGGGAGGAAAATTTTGAAGAAAAATATGTTTACATACAACCTTTGCTTGATAGAAATGCTGAATTTAAGTTTTATGAGCCTAAGAATTTAACAACTTTTACGACGCGACAATGGCTTGAAGAAAAAGAACCTATATTGCATGTCGTGCATGATCATGATGGTGACTGGCAATTTCTGACAGGAGATCAAATGCCAGAAGATATTAAGATAGTTGCACTTGAAGAATTAACTAAGAAAGACATTACATTGAACGAAATATTTGACCTAGAATATGGCGAAAAAGCAGAACGCGATACCATAGGTGGAAAATGGACACGAAATAGAATTGAAGATGATGAAGAAGAGTAA
- a CDS encoding esterase/lipase family protein yields the protein MLKYPLILIHGTGAKDNTLFWGRIPKLLKELGINVFYGYTDAWGSIEDNAKLLQLRIEDIIHKTGAEKINLIAHSKGGIDARFLISTLQYGRKIASLTTISTPHHGTLIADYFLNNRTFQSSLAKRTPCFGQNIR from the coding sequence ATGTTAAAATATCCACTTATACTGATACACGGAACTGGAGCAAAAGACAACACTTTGTTCTGGGGAAGAATTCCAAAATTGTTAAAGGAGTTAGGAATTAATGTATTTTATGGGTATACAGATGCTTGGGGCTCAATTGAAGATAATGCAAAGTTACTTCAATTAAGAATAGAAGATATAATCCATAAGACCGGTGCAGAAAAAATTAATTTAATAGCGCATTCAAAAGGTGGCATTGACGCGCGCTTCCTGATTTCGACTTTGCAATATGGTCGAAAAATAGCTTCCTTAACAACAATATCAACGCCTCATCATGGTACTTTAATTGCAGATTATTTTTTAAATAACAGAACCTTCCAAAGTTCACTTGCGAAACGTACTCCCTGTTTTGGTCAAAATATTCGGTGA